The genomic segment TTTTTTTAGATGAACCTACTCTTGGTCTAGATGTAAATGCTCAAGCTAGAGTTCGTAGTTTTTTATCTGAATACAACAAAAGAACTGGAGCGACAATATTGCTGACTAGTCATTACATGGCTGACATAACAGCATTATGTCCAAGAGTTATTTGTATTCATAAAGGAAAGCTTTTTTATGATGGTGACCTTGATTCCCTAGCTAATTCATTATCTCCCTCAAGAGAGGTAAAAGTTGAATTGAAAAATCAATGTGCAAATGAACAATTTGAAAAATATGGTGAGATTCAAGATTTAAATGATCGTTTTGTATGTTTATTAGTTTCAAGGGATAAATTGACAGATGTAGTAAGTAATCTATTAACTGATTTCGATATTATCGATTTAGAGATTAGTGATCCTCCTATTGATCAATTAATTGGAGAATTATTTATTAAAGGTGAAGTCAATTGAGAATATTTGGATTGTCTTTCAAGGTCATTAAGACCTTACTTACAACGCAATATGCATACATGTTGGAATATCGCATCGAAATAGCTTTGTGGGCTCTTTCTGGAGTACTACCATTTATTATGTTTTCTCTTTGGAGTCAAAATGATGTTGGCAATTCATTTGGTCTAAATGATATAGGGTTGGCAAGATATTTTTTAAGTGCTTTTCTAGTTAGGCAATTTTCAGTTGTTTGGGTTGTCTTCTCGTTTGAGGAAGATTCTCTTTCTGGTCGATTATCTCCATATTTGCTGCAGCCTTTGCACCCTCTATTTAGATATGTTGCTTCTCACTTGGCAGAGCAGGCAACAAGACTTCCTTTCGCAATAGCCATAGCTATTACTTTTTTTATATTAAATCCATCATCTTTTTGGCTTCCCTCACTACCTCAATTGTTTTTGGCGTATTTATCAACTCACTTCGCTTTTACTATTGCTTTTCTTCTTCAAAGTTTAGTCGCTGCACTTTGCTTTTGGACTGAAAAATCTAGCGCTCTTGAGAGATTAATATTTGTTCCTTATCTTTTTCTTTCTGGTTTATTAGTACCTTTATCAGCCTTTCCTTCTAACGTTCTAAAAGTAGCAATGTTAACGCCATTTCCCTATCTAATTAATTTTCCAGCAAAGATTTTATCTGGGATGCCAGTTGATATTTTTAATGGCTTTTTAGCTCAGATTTTGTGGATTTCAATACTGGTACCTTCTGTAAATATTCTTTGGAAACTTGGCGTAAAGAGATATACAGCAATGGGAGCCTAATATGCAGCGATACCTTAAAACTATTAGGTTATTTTGGTCTACAGCATTTGCTTCTCAACTTGAATATCAATTAAATTTTTTGATTGAGTTGCTCGCTATGTTGGGAACCCTTTTGGGAAGCGTATTTATATTATCCCTTTTTTTTACTGGAGGAAGGCAATTAGGAGATTGGACTTGGGAATCAGCCTTGGTTATTCAGGGTGTTTATACATTTCTTGATGGTTTAACGAATGCTCTTTTACGACCAAATTTAACCGAAATTGTTAATTACGTTAGAGAGGGTACTCTCGATTATGTTTTATTAAAACCAATTGATAGTCAATTTTGGCTATCAGTTAAAAAGTTTTCTTTTGCAGGATTGCCTGA from the Prochlorococcus marinus str. NATL2A genome contains:
- a CDS encoding ABC transporter permease translates to MRIFGLSFKVIKTLLTTQYAYMLEYRIEIALWALSGVLPFIMFSLWSQNDVGNSFGLNDIGLARYFLSAFLVRQFSVVWVVFSFEEDSLSGRLSPYLLQPLHPLFRYVASHLAEQATRLPFAIAIAITFFILNPSSFWLPSLPQLFLAYLSTHFAFTIAFLLQSLVAALCFWTEKSSALERLIFVPYLFLSGLLVPLSAFPSNVLKVAMLTPFPYLINFPAKILSGMPVDIFNGFLAQILWISILVPSVNILWKLGVKRYTAMGA